From the Lathyrus oleraceus cultivar Zhongwan6 chromosome 4, CAAS_Psat_ZW6_1.0, whole genome shotgun sequence genome, one window contains:
- the LOC127074597 gene encoding uncharacterized protein LOC127074597 isoform X1, with translation MKEAMPTFTAIAFDRLIEPGASREGQRSASNSLPVPSTKKLEGKSSEPTARKKVPPRPQLKPSLYATPEVTQLPDSPLHNSPSSFPPSPYIINHKRRGPRLLKSFSEANVQAKQEVQEEGNANGMSSDTVVSSSAGDLQVTFTNTENVKEEQDNGVQDTKLSSSNGGDVGPAHKENEISSDPNGMHDDKVAALKLERDGESEDFFDLNDSMSLTSYTDGEDNTGTARSAKYSTAGGEFFDAWEELSSESGTQGSLRDVDAELREIRLSLLMEIEKRKEVEESLKSMQSQWERIRQGFSLVGIVLPADLTAFAEGGQLNSDPVDDICQQVYIARFISNTIGKGTARAEMEAEMKAQLDSKNFEISRLLERLHYYETMNREMSQRNQEAVEMARRERQRKTRRQRWIWGSITTAIVLGTTAIAWSYLPSSKGSTSADHDQVSEPDDGAK, from the exons ATGAAAGAAG CCATGCCGACTTTTACTGCGATAGCATTTGATAGGTTAATAGAGCCTGGAGCTTCTAGGGAGGGTCAGAGATCTGCTTCCAACTCCTTGCCAGTTCCTAGTACAAAGAAGCTTGAGGGGAAGAGCAGTGAACCGACTGCTCGAAAGAAGGTGCCTCCTCGTCCTCAATTAAAGCCGTCGCTTTATGCTACTCCTGAGGTGACGCAGCTTCCGGATTCGCCGCTTCATAATTCGCCGTCTTCGTTTCCGCCTTCTCCTTACATCATTAATCACAAACGCCGTGGGCCGCGTCTGCTCAAGAGTTTCTCGGAGGCCAATGTACAGGCAAAGCAGGAGGTTCAGGAGGAAGGAAATGCTAATGGTATGAGCTCTGATACTGTGGTTTCTAGTTCAGCTGGTGACCTCCAAGTTACTTTCACAAACACTGAAAATGTTAAGGAGGAGCAAGATAATGGTGTACAGGATACCAAACTTAGTAGCAGCAATGGTGGCGATGTAGGGCCTGCGCACAAAGAAAATGAAATTAGTAGCGATCCTAATGGAATGCATGATGATAAGGTAGCGGCGTTGAAATTGGAAAGAGATGGTGAGAGTGAAGACTTTTTTGATCTAAATGATTCTATGAGCTTGACAAGTTACACGGATGGAGAGGATAATACAGGCACAGCACGCTCTGCAAAGTATAGCACTGCTGGCGGGGAGTTTTTTGATGCCTGGGAAG AACTCTCTTCTGAGAGTGGGACTCAAGGTTCTCTACGTGATGTCGATGCTGAATTGCGTGAAATAAGGTTGAGTCTATTGATGGAGATAGAGAAGCGAAAGGAAGTGGAAGAATCTCTGAAAAGCATGCAAAGCCAGTGGGAGAGAATCAGACAAGGGTTTTCTCTCGTTGGAATTGTTTTACCCGCAGATCTTACTGCTTTTGCGGAAGGTGGGCAACTGAATTCTGATCCCGTGGATGATATATGTCAGCAGGTTTACATTGCTAGGTTCATATCAAACACCATTGGGAAAGGAACTGCCAGGGCTGAGATGGAGGCAGAGATGAAAGCCCAATTAGACTCAAAGAATTTTGAGATTTCTCGGTTATTGGAACGCCTTCATTATTATGAGACCATGAATAGGGAGATGTCTCAGAGAAACCAAGAGGCAGTAG AGATGGCAAGGCGTGAGAGACAGAGAAAGACTAGAAGGCAGAGATGGATTTGGGGCTCTATTACTACTGCCATTGTACTTGGTACTACAGCAATAGCTTGGTCTTATCTTCCATCAAGTAAAGGATCAACATCTGCAGACCATGATCAGGTTTCCGAACCCGATGACGGAGCCAAGTAA
- the LOC127074597 gene encoding uncharacterized protein LOC127074597 isoform X2 — MPTFTAIAFDRLIEPGASREGQRSASNSLPVPSTKKLEGKSSEPTARKKVPPRPQLKPSLYATPEVTQLPDSPLHNSPSSFPPSPYIINHKRRGPRLLKSFSEANVQAKQEVQEEGNANGMSSDTVVSSSAGDLQVTFTNTENVKEEQDNGVQDTKLSSSNGGDVGPAHKENEISSDPNGMHDDKVAALKLERDGESEDFFDLNDSMSLTSYTDGEDNTGTARSAKYSTAGGEFFDAWEELSSESGTQGSLRDVDAELREIRLSLLMEIEKRKEVEESLKSMQSQWERIRQGFSLVGIVLPADLTAFAEGGQLNSDPVDDICQQVYIARFISNTIGKGTARAEMEAEMKAQLDSKNFEISRLLERLHYYETMNREMSQRNQEAVEMARRERQRKTRRQRWIWGSITTAIVLGTTAIAWSYLPSSKGSTSADHDQVSEPDDGAK; from the exons ATGCCGACTTTTACTGCGATAGCATTTGATAGGTTAATAGAGCCTGGAGCTTCTAGGGAGGGTCAGAGATCTGCTTCCAACTCCTTGCCAGTTCCTAGTACAAAGAAGCTTGAGGGGAAGAGCAGTGAACCGACTGCTCGAAAGAAGGTGCCTCCTCGTCCTCAATTAAAGCCGTCGCTTTATGCTACTCCTGAGGTGACGCAGCTTCCGGATTCGCCGCTTCATAATTCGCCGTCTTCGTTTCCGCCTTCTCCTTACATCATTAATCACAAACGCCGTGGGCCGCGTCTGCTCAAGAGTTTCTCGGAGGCCAATGTACAGGCAAAGCAGGAGGTTCAGGAGGAAGGAAATGCTAATGGTATGAGCTCTGATACTGTGGTTTCTAGTTCAGCTGGTGACCTCCAAGTTACTTTCACAAACACTGAAAATGTTAAGGAGGAGCAAGATAATGGTGTACAGGATACCAAACTTAGTAGCAGCAATGGTGGCGATGTAGGGCCTGCGCACAAAGAAAATGAAATTAGTAGCGATCCTAATGGAATGCATGATGATAAGGTAGCGGCGTTGAAATTGGAAAGAGATGGTGAGAGTGAAGACTTTTTTGATCTAAATGATTCTATGAGCTTGACAAGTTACACGGATGGAGAGGATAATACAGGCACAGCACGCTCTGCAAAGTATAGCACTGCTGGCGGGGAGTTTTTTGATGCCTGGGAAG AACTCTCTTCTGAGAGTGGGACTCAAGGTTCTCTACGTGATGTCGATGCTGAATTGCGTGAAATAAGGTTGAGTCTATTGATGGAGATAGAGAAGCGAAAGGAAGTGGAAGAATCTCTGAAAAGCATGCAAAGCCAGTGGGAGAGAATCAGACAAGGGTTTTCTCTCGTTGGAATTGTTTTACCCGCAGATCTTACTGCTTTTGCGGAAGGTGGGCAACTGAATTCTGATCCCGTGGATGATATATGTCAGCAGGTTTACATTGCTAGGTTCATATCAAACACCATTGGGAAAGGAACTGCCAGGGCTGAGATGGAGGCAGAGATGAAAGCCCAATTAGACTCAAAGAATTTTGAGATTTCTCGGTTATTGGAACGCCTTCATTATTATGAGACCATGAATAGGGAGATGTCTCAGAGAAACCAAGAGGCAGTAG AGATGGCAAGGCGTGAGAGACAGAGAAAGACTAGAAGGCAGAGATGGATTTGGGGCTCTATTACTACTGCCATTGTACTTGGTACTACAGCAATAGCTTGGTCTTATCTTCCATCAAGTAAAGGATCAACATCTGCAGACCATGATCAGGTTTCCGAACCCGATGACGGAGCCAAGTAA